A window of the Poecile atricapillus isolate bPoeAtr1 chromosome 17, bPoeAtr1.hap1, whole genome shotgun sequence genome harbors these coding sequences:
- the FOXJ1 gene encoding forkhead box protein J1, which translates to MAWPSRALKAKGKLKCVEEDLDDSLPDLMWLRDFTVAQTGLPQLYSGSDPQDCYTMSESLFSLVDFESPCSPLAADPACKGTRHTPCTPVSSSTSSTTHHDVAVPPHLTGDIDYKTNPHVKPPYSYATLICMAMEASNKPKITLSAIYKWITDNFCYFRHADPTWQNSIRHNLSLNKSFIKVPREKDEPGKGGFWKLDPYYANRLKYGTYKKRRMSPVQIHPAFSGRVQKEARHVVSPATSSCSSNSVLEASVASQQLLKEFEETTSSQSWSPVGTKAGQKGKQPSPLPTAKASRLPSSALMTQEEQTELGSLKGVFDWETVFNTNPNGDFSTLVDMELPPSINPVTCDLDWTGQGQHMECPQGQEQVVTESNQYSLDFNETLMATTFLEHPWDEGTSDYLSNCVNIDQVFEDIDASLLADVINLSSLARLL; encoded by the exons ATGGCGTGGCCGAGCCGAGCGCTGAAAGCCAAGGGCAAATTGAAGTGTGTGGAGGAAGACCTGGATGACAGCCTGCCAGACCTCATGTGGCTGAGGGACTTCACGGTGGCCCAGACTGGCCTGCCTCAGTTATACTCTGGCTCAGACCCCCAGGACTGTTACACGATGAGTGAGAGTCTGTTCAGCCTGGTTGATTTTGAGTCCCCGTGCTCGCCCCTGGCTGCTGACCCGGCCTGCAAGGGCACACGCCACACTCCCTGCACGCCTgtctcctcctccacctcctccaccACGCACCACGACGTGGCTGTGCCCCCTCATCTCACAGGGGACATCGACTACAAGACCAACCCTCATGTCAAGCCGCCCTACTCGTACGCCACCCTCATCTGCATGGCCATGGAAGCCAGCAATAAACCCAAAATCACTCTCTCTGCCATCTACAAGTGGATTACTGACAACTTCTGCTACTTCCGACACGCTGATCCCACCTGGCAG AACTCCATCAGGCACAACCTTTCCTTGAACAAGTCCTTCATCAAGGTGCCTCGGGAGAAAGACGAGCCAGGGAAAGGTGGATTTTGGAAGCTGGACCCCTACTATGCCAACCGGCTCAAGTATGGGACTTACAAAAAGCGGAGGATGTCTCCAGTGCAGATCcacccagccttctctgggagAGTCCAGAAAGAAGCACGGCATGTTGTCAGCCCGGCCacttcctcctgcagctccaacaGCGTCCTCGAGGCCAGCGTGGCATCGCAGCAGCTGCTCAAAGAGTTTGAGGAAACcaccagcagccagagctggagcCCTGTGGGTACCAAAGCGGGGCAGAAGGGCAAGCAGCCCTCACCCCTGCCCACAGCCAAGGCGTCCCGGcttcccagctcagccctgatGACCCAGGAGGAGCAGACTGAGCTGGGATCGCTGAAAGGTGTCTTTGACTGGGAAACTGTCTTTAACACCAACCCCAACGGAGACTTCTCCACTCTGGTGGATATGGAGCTCCCACCTTCCATCAACCCCGTCACATGTGACCTAGACTGGACAGGACAAGGGCAACACATGGAGTGTCCCCAGGGGCAGGAACAAGTTGTCACTGAATCCAACCAGTACAGCCTGGACTTTAACGAAACCCTCATGGCCACAACTTtcttggagcatccctgggatgaaGGGACAAGCGATTACCTCTCCAACTGTGTCAACATTGACCAGGTGTTTGAAGACATCGATGCCTCTTTGCTGGCAGATGTCATCAACCTCAGCAGTCTGGCACGCCTCTTGTAA